A stretch of the Leptospira harrisiae genome encodes the following:
- a CDS encoding PAS domain S-box protein, with product MPHTELKHSLGHILLVEDEAILAISQSEFLKNKGYSVQYVSNTNDAYDYITSGEKVDLILMDINLSDGMDGIQLAEKILSYREIPILFVSGYSDNKILDRVCKIKHYGFIPKISSPDIVECMIRSALKLYKAEQSLAFREKELRITFEAMGDGVIVLTPEGLIREINHKALDLLGHRKSEVLEKDLSSFLYLVQSEARNRVSYPFFNSPSGLIKTERRNDLIIVSRSGRETHVTETISPILDSNKKLSGVVIVFRETPNTSVMVPPKDGESLYAKVFQLSPIAMAISTVKDGTYLDVNSSMENIFQMEKSKVIGRKTTDFEAWSNPEQIARLTQIYQEKGRMNGERMSVEHSDGKKFDVMVFSQAFEIAGERFILWINLDVTKILDIENRLAKSLEEKDVLLKELQHRVKNTLAIISGLLNLESFKVENDIAKQSFLNAQSRIMSMSKVYENLYQSEDLESVDLRKYIEDLVFSLHDIFVLNPTKIRFDVKLEEIRLDLKRTLPLGLILNELLTNALKYAYPNEKGGDVRIHLSQSNENIILSVGDDGEGLPDSVNIEKGNHFGYELIRSLTSQLKGVLSSISKKGEGLNIMISFPLNQKDKN from the coding sequence ATGCCACACACGGAACTCAAACACAGTTTAGGTCATATTTTGCTTGTGGAAGACGAAGCTATCTTGGCTATCTCACAATCAGAATTCCTTAAAAACAAAGGGTATTCCGTGCAGTATGTATCAAATACAAATGATGCATATGACTACATCACTTCAGGTGAAAAAGTAGACTTGATCCTTATGGATATAAATCTTTCTGATGGAATGGATGGGATCCAACTTGCTGAAAAAATTCTTTCGTATCGTGAGATTCCAATTTTATTTGTTAGTGGCTATTCAGATAATAAAATATTAGATCGTGTATGTAAAATAAAACACTACGGATTCATTCCAAAAATATCTAGTCCAGATATAGTTGAGTGTATGATACGATCGGCTCTCAAACTTTACAAGGCTGAACAATCGTTAGCATTTAGAGAAAAAGAACTTCGTATAACATTTGAAGCCATGGGAGATGGTGTGATTGTCCTAACGCCAGAAGGTTTGATACGTGAAATCAATCATAAGGCTTTAGATTTGTTGGGACACCGAAAATCAGAAGTATTAGAAAAGGATTTATCCTCATTTTTGTATTTAGTGCAGTCAGAAGCTCGTAACAGAGTATCCTATCCGTTTTTCAATTCACCAAGTGGGCTAATAAAAACAGAAAGACGAAATGATCTCATTATTGTTTCTCGAAGTGGTCGTGAAACGCACGTTACAGAAACTATTTCTCCTATTTTAGATTCAAACAAAAAACTAAGTGGAGTTGTGATTGTTTTTAGAGAAACTCCAAATACTTCTGTTATGGTTCCTCCAAAAGATGGGGAAAGCCTTTATGCAAAGGTGTTTCAACTTAGTCCCATTGCAATGGCAATTTCGACTGTAAAAGATGGAACGTATTTAGATGTTAATTCTTCAATGGAAAACATTTTCCAAATGGAAAAATCAAAAGTCATTGGAAGAAAAACCACAGACTTTGAGGCATGGAGTAATCCTGAACAAATTGCCCGCCTAACGCAAATTTATCAAGAAAAAGGTAGGATGAACGGCGAAAGAATGTCAGTCGAACATTCCGATGGTAAAAAATTTGATGTAATGGTGTTTAGCCAAGCATTTGAAATTGCTGGAGAAAGGTTTATACTCTGGATCAATTTAGATGTGACAAAAATTTTGGATATAGAAAACAGGCTCGCAAAATCTTTAGAAGAAAAAGATGTTCTACTGAAAGAATTACAACACCGAGTTAAAAATACACTCGCTATCATTTCTGGACTTTTGAATTTAGAATCTTTTAAAGTTGAAAATGATATCGCCAAACAATCATTTTTAAATGCGCAGTCTCGGATCATGTCCATGTCCAAAGTTTACGAAAATTTATACCAATCAGAAGATTTGGAATCTGTTGATTTGCGTAAGTACATTGAGGATTTAGTATTCAGTCTTCATGATATCTTTGTCCTGAATCCTACAAAAATTCGATTTGATGTAAAGTTAGAAGAAATCCGATTGGATTTAAAACGTACATTGCCACTTGGTTTGATACTAAATGAACTATTAACCAATGCATTAAAATATGCTTATCCCAATGAAAAAGGCGGCGATGTTCGTATCCATTTATCACAATCAAATGAAAATATTATTTTGTCCGTCGGAGATGATGGAGAAGGTTTACCGGATTCAGTGAATATCGAAAAAGGAAATCATTTTGGGTATGAATTAATTCGTAGCCTCACTTCTCAATTAAAAGGGGTGCTTTCTTCTATTTCCAAAAAAGGAGAAGGTCTTAATATCATGATTTCTTTCCCACTAAACCAAAAAGATAAAAACTAA
- a CDS encoding fumarylacetoacetate hydrolase family protein, producing MAKHFVRFQNKNKIDWGMVTGDTIFPLQIGDLSTKGLLADLQKKKIKIPSNFISKNTIPKNKITILSPITTPCQVVCQGANYKKHSLEAGIDPKSKTYNLFFTKSDVSITTALGEVIRPKQVELLDYEIELGIVFGKEINEPLDFYSYNPNEYIAALFIANDISARDIQLPQLQWYKGKSYRTFFPAGPVLAVLEPNDFDKIDLLELNLTVNGQLRQSAKTNQMVYPPKETIAELSQFTHIQVGDVLLTGTPSGCALKAPGKVKQIFASFLSEHKKWEVFIKGQKKRKEYLQPGDLIKANIRTPDGKIDLGEQVLQVKQG from the coding sequence ATGGCAAAACACTTTGTACGTTTTCAAAATAAAAATAAAATTGATTGGGGAATGGTCACTGGTGATACAATCTTTCCTTTACAAATAGGAGATTTATCCACCAAAGGTCTGCTAGCTGACCTCCAAAAGAAAAAAATAAAAATTCCTTCGAACTTTATTTCAAAGAATACAATCCCCAAAAATAAAATTACTATTTTGTCTCCTATCACTACTCCTTGCCAAGTAGTTTGCCAAGGTGCTAATTACAAAAAACATTCGTTAGAAGCTGGAATTGATCCAAAATCAAAGACGTATAATTTGTTTTTTACTAAATCAGATGTTTCCATTACAACTGCGTTAGGTGAAGTGATCCGACCAAAACAGGTAGAACTTTTAGATTATGAAATTGAATTAGGAATTGTATTTGGAAAAGAAATCAATGAACCTCTTGATTTTTATTCTTATAACCCAAATGAATATATAGCCGCTCTCTTTATTGCCAATGATATTTCTGCAAGAGACATCCAACTTCCCCAATTGCAATGGTATAAAGGAAAATCCTACCGAACCTTTTTCCCTGCGGGACCCGTTCTTGCTGTTTTAGAACCAAATGATTTTGACAAAATTGATCTGTTAGAATTAAACCTAACTGTCAATGGGCAATTGAGGCAATCCGCAAAAACAAATCAAATGGTTTATCCCCCTAAAGAAACCATCGCTGAACTTTCACAGTTTACTCATATACAAGTGGGAGATGTTTTATTAACAGGAACACCATCTGGTTGTGCACTTAAGGCTCCAGGAAAGGTAAAACAAATATTTGCAAGTTTTCTGTCTGAACACAAAAAATGGGAAGTTTTTATCAAGGGACAAAAAAAACGAAAAGAATATTTACAACCCGGGGATCTCATCAAAGCAAATATTCGCACTCCTGATGGAAAAATTGATTTGGGAGAACAAGTCCTTCAGGTAAAACAAGGATAA
- a CDS encoding 6-carboxytetrahydropterin synthase produces the protein MFTQENGKFYVRIEGRFESAHFLYQYFADGSDEPIHGHSWKVEVFLEGNTNIRPDGISYDFLTARTRLTELVHSIDHILINDHPDFKGTNPTSENVARWFYAGLKSEVNSSEGKIRRIVIHEGPENLAFFEPE, from the coding sequence ATGTTTACCCAGGAAAACGGGAAATTTTATGTTCGAATTGAGGGACGGTTTGAGTCGGCCCATTTCCTCTACCAGTACTTTGCAGACGGCTCCGATGAGCCCATCCATGGCCATTCTTGGAAGGTTGAGGTGTTTTTAGAGGGAAATACAAACATTCGTCCAGATGGTATTTCTTACGATTTTTTGACAGCTAGGACCCGCCTCACTGAGTTAGTCCATTCCATCGACCATATTTTAATCAACGACCATCCGGACTTTAAGGGAACAAATCCCACTTCCGAGAACGTAGCACGATGGTTTTATGCAGGTTTAAAATCTGAAGTCAATTCTTCTGAAGGGAAAATTCGCCGGATCGTAATCCACGAGGGGCCTGAAAACCTTGCATTCTTCGAACCGGAATGA
- the ccrA gene encoding crotonyl-CoA carboxylase/reductase has product MSNVEIVPVGELPPIGVVPKKMHAQVIRPERYGEPKTSFQSEVIDVPEIGPNEVLVATMAAGVNYNNVWAALGYPVDVIAARNKKGEPEKFHIGGSDASGIVYKVGSDVKNVKVGDEVVVHCAMWDPKDPWVLSGKDPMYAPSQIIWGYESNWGSFAQFCKVQDHQCLPRPQHLTWEASAAYMLVAATAYRMLHHWKPNDVKPGDVALIWGGAGGLGAMAIQIVKAAGGIPIAVVSSDDKIDFCKNLGAAGVINRNKFKHWGGLTSDINKPEAFVEWTKQAREFGKAIWDIAGKGKNPQIVFEHPGETTLPTSVFVCETGGMVVICAGTTGFNATADLRYLWMRQKRLQGSHFANDDNCRDLNQLVIDKKVDPVLAQTFTFDQTGECHQLMRENKHPAGNMSILVGAKTTGLGKK; this is encoded by the coding sequence ATGAGCAACGTAGAAATCGTACCAGTAGGGGAACTCCCTCCTATTGGAGTTGTGCCCAAAAAAATGCACGCACAGGTCATTCGCCCGGAACGTTACGGCGAACCGAAAACTTCTTTCCAATCAGAAGTCATTGATGTTCCGGAGATCGGTCCGAACGAAGTTCTCGTAGCCACTATGGCTGCTGGAGTTAACTATAATAATGTTTGGGCAGCTTTAGGATATCCAGTTGATGTGATTGCAGCTCGTAATAAAAAAGGCGAACCAGAAAAATTCCACATCGGTGGATCTGATGCATCTGGTATTGTCTATAAAGTTGGATCCGATGTTAAAAATGTAAAAGTGGGTGACGAAGTTGTTGTCCATTGTGCAATGTGGGATCCAAAAGATCCGTGGGTTCTTTCTGGAAAAGATCCAATGTATGCACCTTCTCAAATCATTTGGGGATATGAATCCAACTGGGGTTCCTTCGCACAGTTTTGCAAAGTGCAAGACCATCAGTGTCTTCCTCGGCCGCAACACCTAACATGGGAAGCATCAGCTGCTTATATGTTAGTCGCTGCTACCGCCTATAGAATGTTACACCATTGGAAACCAAACGATGTAAAACCTGGTGATGTTGCATTGATTTGGGGTGGAGCTGGTGGCCTTGGTGCTATGGCAATCCAAATTGTAAAAGCAGCTGGTGGAATTCCCATCGCAGTTGTTTCTTCCGATGACAAAATTGATTTTTGTAAAAACTTAGGTGCTGCCGGTGTCATCAACCGTAACAAGTTCAAACATTGGGGTGGACTTACTTCTGATATCAACAAACCAGAAGCATTTGTTGAATGGACGAAACAAGCTCGTGAATTTGGAAAAGCGATTTGGGACATTGCTGGAAAAGGCAAAAACCCACAAATCGTATTTGAACATCCGGGTGAAACGACACTTCCTACATCTGTATTTGTTTGTGAAACAGGTGGTATGGTGGTGATTTGCGCGGGAACCACTGGTTTTAATGCAACAGCTGACTTACGTTATCTGTGGATGAGACAAAAACGTCTGCAAGGTTCTCACTTCGCAAACGACGACAATTGTCGTGATCTCAACCAATTGGTGATTGATAAAAAAGTGGATCCAGTTTTGGCACAAACTTTTACTTTCGATCAAACAGGTGAATGCCACCAATTGATGAGAGAAAATAAACACCCAGCAGGAAACATGTCAATCCTCGTTGGTGCAAAAACTACAGGTCTTGGAAAGAAGTAA
- a CDS encoding zinc-dependent alcohol dehydrogenase family protein, with amino-acid sequence MKQAQVSHFGLDHLKIVEVSEPTNPNPTEVLVRMRAASLNYRDSLVVDGKYNPKFPLPLIPCSDGAGEVVAIGSQVTEWKVGDRVLLTFAPKWIAKEATHAEMRHTIGGPLPGTLREFALVPETGLVRIPSHLTYEEAATLPCAALTAWSGLFQFSQLKPGEFVVVQGTGGVSIFALQFAKLVGAKVILTSSSREKLERGKELGSDYLINYKETPEWGKEVRRITEKVGADHIIEVGGAGTLEQSIAACRPFGVIHLIGILAGKSGELNLLPAVMNNLKIQGLVVGGRNAFIEMNQAIETSGLRPVVDKVFTLEESAEAIRYLRSGSHFGKIVIRI; translated from the coding sequence ATGAAACAAGCGCAAGTCAGTCATTTTGGTTTGGATCATTTAAAAATTGTAGAAGTTTCGGAGCCAACAAATCCAAATCCAACAGAAGTTTTGGTTCGAATGCGAGCAGCTTCATTAAACTATCGTGATTCTTTGGTTGTTGACGGTAAATACAATCCTAAATTTCCACTACCTTTGATCCCTTGTAGTGATGGTGCAGGCGAAGTGGTGGCGATTGGATCGCAAGTAACAGAATGGAAAGTGGGAGACCGTGTACTTCTCACATTTGCACCAAAGTGGATTGCGAAAGAAGCAACCCATGCAGAAATGCGCCATACCATTGGAGGCCCACTACCAGGCACCTTACGCGAATTTGCTTTGGTTCCGGAGACAGGACTTGTTCGAATTCCTTCCCATTTAACTTACGAAGAAGCAGCCACCTTACCTTGCGCTGCACTCACTGCCTGGTCAGGATTATTTCAGTTTAGTCAATTAAAACCTGGTGAATTTGTCGTAGTACAAGGAACAGGTGGAGTGTCTATTTTTGCATTACAGTTTGCAAAATTGGTGGGTGCCAAAGTCATTTTAACTTCCTCAAGTAGAGAAAAACTTGAACGTGGAAAAGAGTTAGGTTCTGATTATTTAATCAATTATAAAGAAACACCTGAATGGGGAAAAGAAGTCCGTCGGATCACCGAAAAAGTAGGAGCCGATCATATTATTGAAGTCGGTGGGGCAGGGACATTAGAACAATCCATTGCCGCCTGTCGTCCGTTTGGCGTAATCCATTTGATTGGGATTCTTGCCGGTAAATCAGGAGAGCTGAATTTACTTCCAGCAGTGATGAACAATTTAAAGATCCAAGGTTTAGTTGTCGGTGGAAGGAACGCCTTTATCGAAATGAACCAAGCGATCGAGACTTCTGGCCTAAGACCAGTAGTTGATAAAGTTTTTACCTTAGAAGAATCCGCTGAGGCAATCCGATACTTACGATCGGGCTCTCACTTTGGAAAAATTGTCATTCGTATTTAA
- a CDS encoding TetR family transcriptional regulator → MKLNKRYAQKLRTHSNLLEGALRLMGEEKGLGDLSLREVAGEAGIVPAAFYRHFKNMEELGLSLVDDCGGRIQTIVGDARTKGAYKSALQLTIGFFFDYVANNRSLFRFIARERTGGNRKIREKIRESMKLIAAELAKDMRMPKMIPVQDIQFASELIVSICFQMASDFLDLATDAHSEMRKLKLQTIKQVRLVFIGTIRGRKRKEK, encoded by the coding sequence ATGAAACTCAACAAACGCTATGCCCAAAAGCTCCGTACCCATAGCAATTTGCTCGAAGGAGCCTTGCGCCTGATGGGAGAGGAGAAAGGTCTGGGGGATTTGAGCCTTAGAGAAGTGGCAGGAGAAGCTGGGATCGTTCCAGCCGCATTTTATCGGCATTTCAAAAATATGGAAGAACTGGGTTTGTCACTGGTAGACGACTGTGGTGGTCGCATTCAAACCATTGTTGGGGACGCCAGAACAAAAGGAGCCTACAAGTCCGCTTTGCAACTTACGATTGGGTTTTTCTTTGATTACGTAGCCAATAACCGCTCCCTCTTTCGTTTTATTGCGAGAGAAAGAACCGGAGGGAATCGAAAGATTCGTGAAAAAATTCGTGAGTCGATGAAACTGATCGCAGCCGAACTAGCAAAAGACATGCGAATGCCAAAAATGATTCCCGTACAAGACATCCAATTTGCTTCCGAATTGATTGTGAGTATTTGTTTTCAAATGGCTTCCGATTTTTTAGATCTGGCAACCGATGCCCATTCAGAGATGAGAAAATTAAAATTGCAGACGATCAAACAAGTGCGATTGGTTTTTATTGGAACTATCCGAGGAAGAAAACGAAAAGAAAAGTAA
- a CDS encoding VOC family protein has translation MHPRINLITLGVSDLERSINFYENGLGWKRSKESNDSVAFFQIGTLVFGLFGEKALAEDIGIPFQKRQEFSGITLAQNQTSEAEVDVVINKVRALGAEILKEPQKVFWGGYSGYFKDFDGHIFEVAYNPFFPLNEKGEIVLSK, from the coding sequence ATGCATCCAAGAATCAATTTAATCACACTCGGTGTTTCCGATTTAGAACGTTCCATAAATTTTTATGAGAATGGCCTGGGTTGGAAACGATCAAAAGAAAGTAACGATAGTGTTGCATTTTTTCAAATTGGAACTCTCGTATTTGGTTTATTCGGTGAAAAAGCATTGGCTGAAGACATTGGAATCCCATTTCAAAAACGACAAGAGTTTTCGGGAATAACACTTGCACAAAACCAAACTAGTGAAGCCGAAGTTGATGTTGTAATCAACAAAGTGCGTGCGTTAGGTGCAGAGATTCTCAAAGAACCTCAAAAAGTTTTTTGGGGAGGTTACAGTGGATATTTTAAAGACTTTGACGGACATATTTTTGAAGTCGCTTACAATCCTTTTTTCCCATTAAATGAAAAAGGTGAAATTGTTTTAAGTAAATAA
- a CDS encoding DUF2721 domain-containing protein, which produces MDNLTYSIPGLLFPAISLLMLAYTNRFFGLAKLSRQLLSEYETTKSDIIEKQIHNLRFRISLILYAQSAGIFSLILCTCSMGMIPFYNIVAWILFALSLLFMVISLILALIEIHLSVIALDIERNSILNTNDNFSKVRARS; this is translated from the coding sequence TTGGACAACCTAACATACAGTATACCAGGACTATTGTTTCCTGCAATCTCTTTGCTTATGCTTGCTTATACCAATCGTTTTTTTGGATTGGCAAAATTATCCAGACAACTGCTCAGTGAATACGAAACAACAAAGTCGGACATTATAGAAAAACAAATTCATAATTTACGTTTTCGTATTTCTCTAATCCTATATGCTCAGAGTGCGGGGATTTTTAGTTTGATCCTATGCACTTGTTCGATGGGGATGATTCCATTTTATAATATTGTTGCTTGGATTTTATTTGCTTTATCATTATTATTTATGGTGATCTCGCTTATTTTAGCGTTGATTGAAATTCATTTATCTGTGATTGCCTTGGACATTGAAAGGAATTCAATTTTAAATACGAATGACAATTTTTCCAAAGTGAGAGCCCGATCGTAA
- a CDS encoding fatty acid desaturase family protein: protein MKTISKKLNKEEIEAFGNEVEALREEVMSKVGKEDADHIRFIYKTYRYTEILGRGLIHFSFEPISFVAGTLLLATSKIINNMELGHNVLHGQYDWMNDPRFNSRTFEWDIVCDAHQWKFYHNYMHHTFTNVLNKDHDYGYNFTRLTEGQKWKPVHLTQPFTNLFLAMNFQWGIGAHGFRVEHLEIPKKQRNKRTLKDFKKVFFKKIELQVVKDYLLFPVLAGLNFPKIILGNMIANLIRNLWTYAVIFCGHFTENAESFSTEEIVGESKAQWYLRQLKGSSNLDGSKLFYTMTGHLSHQIEHHMFPGMPAKRYREVAPRLKEICAKYGQHYNTGSFLKQFASVWKRIIAYSFPDSIAGKLMGNRKVYLEPTGMITQPSFQISLPAKEKSVTLT from the coding sequence ATGAAAACGATTAGCAAAAAATTAAACAAAGAAGAAATCGAAGCATTTGGTAATGAAGTAGAAGCACTACGAGAAGAAGTGATGTCCAAAGTTGGAAAGGAAGATGCTGATCATATCCGTTTCATCTATAAAACATACCGATATACTGAAATTTTGGGTCGTGGACTCATTCATTTTAGTTTTGAACCAATATCGTTTGTAGCTGGGACTTTGTTACTGGCGACATCTAAAATTATCAACAATATGGAACTTGGTCATAATGTCCTACATGGTCAATATGATTGGATGAACGATCCACGTTTTAATTCAAGAACTTTCGAGTGGGATATCGTCTGTGATGCACATCAGTGGAAATTTTATCATAACTATATGCACCATACCTTTACGAATGTTTTAAACAAAGACCATGATTATGGTTATAATTTTACACGTTTGACAGAAGGGCAAAAATGGAAGCCGGTTCATTTAACACAGCCTTTCACTAATCTATTCCTTGCTATGAACTTTCAATGGGGAATTGGTGCACATGGATTCCGTGTTGAACACTTAGAAATTCCCAAAAAACAAAGAAATAAAAGAACCTTAAAAGATTTTAAGAAAGTGTTCTTTAAAAAAATTGAACTACAGGTTGTAAAAGATTACTTATTGTTTCCAGTACTTGCCGGACTTAATTTTCCAAAAATCATTTTAGGGAATATGATTGCGAATTTAATTCGTAACCTTTGGACCTATGCGGTGATATTCTGTGGTCACTTTACAGAAAATGCAGAATCTTTTTCTACTGAAGAAATTGTTGGTGAAAGCAAAGCACAATGGTATTTGAGACAGCTGAAAGGTTCGTCAAACTTGGACGGCAGTAAGTTGTTTTATACAATGACTGGACACTTGAGTCACCAGATTGAACACCACATGTTTCCAGGTATGCCGGCAAAACGTTATAGGGAAGTGGCACCTCGTTTGAAAGAAATTTGTGCAAAGTATGGTCAACACTACAATACAGGAAGTTTTCTAAAACAGTTTGCTTCTGTGTGGAAACGTATCATTGCTTATTCTTTTCCAGATTCGATTGCCGGAAAATTAATGGGAAATCGAAAAGTATATTTGGAACCAACAGGAATGATCACACAACCCAGTTTCCAGATCTCCCTTCCTGCGAAAGAGAAATCCGTTACTCTCACTTAA
- a CDS encoding DUF1858 domain-containing protein: MTETTKPRFFKEMTVGEAIAIHPEAGLVFSSYHLGGCSHCSINEVETIEQVCMGYGVEVDTLIDSLNNLFSEE; this comes from the coding sequence ATGACTGAAACAACAAAACCGCGTTTTTTTAAAGAAATGACTGTGGGAGAAGCAATTGCAATCCACCCAGAAGCAGGACTCGTTTTCTCCAGCTACCATTTAGGTGGATGTTCTCATTGTTCGATTAACGAAGTTGAGACGATTGAACAAGTTTGTATGGGTTACGGTGTAGAAGTGGACACTCTCATCGATTCACTCAACAATCTTTTTTCTGAAGAATAA
- a CDS encoding flavin reductase family protein has product MKTFPFIYNEPKEFLGSLQLKDWADFLLGEINPQFSVTTTKAKVIEVREETADAKTFVLKPNWLWKGFVSGQHVPVTLEIAGRRVTRFYSLSSAPNSKYVSITVKRQSGGLVSNFINQNIKKGDLLELGEPQGEFILPKTLPSKFLFLAGGSGITPIHSILKQLQSIKYNGKATLLYFVRSFEDIILRSSLEEITKDIGWLEIRYIFSDVPKEGYDSGFLTKEILQKYTDDLKSYSVYVCGPAPMQTKALSLLEGNEVKSELFMLPGQSLLKVKKTGTVDVFLSLSHKTIQVKGERSLLEELEDQGIYPQSGCRMGICHTCVCKKAAGSVTDLSKGEVSELGEENIQICISRAESNLELEL; this is encoded by the coding sequence ATGAAGACATTTCCTTTTATTTACAATGAACCCAAGGAATTCCTGGGATCCCTCCAATTGAAAGATTGGGCTGATTTCCTTCTAGGAGAAATCAATCCGCAGTTTTCAGTCACTACCACCAAGGCAAAAGTAATCGAAGTCCGTGAAGAAACTGCCGATGCAAAAACTTTCGTTTTAAAACCCAACTGGCTTTGGAAAGGATTTGTGTCAGGCCAACATGTTCCCGTCACTCTAGAAATTGCGGGAAGAAGAGTCACAAGATTTTATTCTTTATCCTCCGCACCAAATAGTAAGTATGTTTCAATCACCGTAAAGCGTCAGTCAGGTGGTCTTGTTTCGAACTTTATCAATCAAAATATCAAAAAAGGTGATTTGTTGGAACTTGGTGAACCACAAGGTGAGTTCATTCTTCCTAAAACATTACCTTCTAAATTTTTATTTTTAGCCGGTGGAAGTGGAATCACTCCTATCCACTCGATTCTAAAACAACTTCAATCTATAAAATACAATGGTAAAGCGACACTTCTTTACTTTGTTAGGTCCTTTGAAGATATCATCTTGCGTTCTTCTTTAGAAGAAATTACAAAAGATATAGGTTGGTTAGAGATACGTTATATTTTTTCTGATGTTCCTAAAGAAGGTTACGACTCCGGTTTTTTAACAAAGGAAATTTTACAGAAGTATACGGATGATTTAAAATCCTATTCTGTTTATGTATGTGGTCCAGCTCCCATGCAAACCAAAGCACTTTCTCTTTTAGAAGGTAATGAAGTGAAGTCTGAGTTATTTATGTTGCCAGGCCAATCTTTATTAAAAGTGAAAAAAACGGGAACAGTGGATGTGTTTCTCTCTTTGAGTCATAAAACCATACAGGTAAAAGGGGAACGTTCCCTTTTAGAAGAGTTAGAAGACCAAGGAATTTATCCACAAAGTGGATGTAGAATGGGTATTTGCCATACTTGTGTTTGTAAAAAAGCTGCTGGTTCTGTTACGGATCTATCAAAAGGCGAAGTATCTGAGTTAGGTGAAGAAAATATTCAAATTTGTATCTCTCGCGCGGAATCAAATTTGGAATTAGAACTGTAA